The region GCAATGTGATAAGTAGTGATGTATACAGTAATAGTGCTACGAATGGGGGAGGGATATATTTATACACATCATCTAACAATGTGATAAGTGGTAATGTATACAGCAATAGTGCTATTTATTATGGAGGGGGGATATATTTGGGGTCCTCATCTAGCAATATGATAAGTGGTAGTGTATATAACAATAGTAGTGATAGAGATGGAGGAGGGATATGTTTGGTGTTCTCATCTAACAATGTGATAAGTGGTAGTGTATACAACAATAGTGCTGGTTATTATGGAGGAGGTGTATATGTGTATAATTCATCAGATACTTTGATTCTCAACTCCTACATAACCAACAACTGGGGGGCGTCTATTAATTCAGTGATACATCTGCGTAATGGAGGTAGTTTAACAGGTCTTGTCATTTCTAACTGTTTCATAGGTGGCAATAATGATACTAGTTCAATAGGTATATATGAGGATGGCACTGCTGATACAATGAACCACAAGCTAGTGGGTAATGTTTTCATAACAAACAGGCTGGGGTATTTGTATTATGAATATGGTGGTAACTACATAGCAGACGATTCTGACTGGGTGAATATAAACAATCCTACATTTATAGATTCAACCTCCGATTCTACGAATAACAAGGTTACGAATATGTGATTTGTTTGAGGGGTGGAGATTCTGTAATCTTTGGGGGTTATGGGATCTCTTTATTATGTGACATTGAGTTTCTGCCTTTATTGAGAGAGTAATTTTACCCAGTCTCGGCAGAGGTTGCGGAAGAAGTAAAGAGAACCTAAACCTAATTGTAGGCTTTAGACTTTATTGAACGCTCTCTTGAGAAGTTGATAGAGAGTGAAGCTCTTTTTCAAAATTTTTCTGACCTATAGGTTGGTATAGAGGTGGTGATGTATGTTGCCTAAAGAGGTTAAGCATAAAATAATTGAAGCGTATAGGTTATATGAGGGGGATACTGGTTCTCCTGAGGTGCAGATTGCTCTTATGACTGCTAGGATAGAAGCGTTAAATGAACACTTTAGAAAGTTTAAAAAGGATAAAAACTCTAGAAGAGGTTTATTGAGACTCGTTGGTAGGAGAAGGAGATTACTAAATTACTTAAAGGAGAATTATCCTGAGAGATATAACAACATTATTAGAAAGCTGGGGTTGAGAAAGTAGCGTGGACTTTGTATTTAGTGCAATAGCTATATGTATACTGGTAATATCTGTTGTGTTTCATGAGTATGCTCATGGAAAGGTTTCTTACATTTTTGGTGATCCTACACCGAAGAATGAAGGAAGACTGACATTCAATCCTCTTAAGCATTTGGATCCAGTTGGGAGTGTGTTGTTACCTTTATTTTTGGTTTTGCTCAATACTGGTTTTGTAATAGGGTGGGCAAAGCCTGTTCCGATAAATCCAGATAATTACAAAAACAAAAGGCTAGGGTGGATTCTTACCTCGTTGGCTGGACCACTGGCAAACTATTCAGTAGCTGTGGTTTCATTGCTTGTTCTGCTGGTTATCAATAGTCTTTTTCATCCAGCAACTCTTCTGATTGTTGATGTGATCTTGTGGTACTTCATAGCAATAAATTTCATACTTGGAAGTTTTAATCTAATTCCTCTGCCTCCTCTGGATGGATTTTGGGTGATCTTAAATCTGTTTCCTGAGGGAGTAAGAACCAGAGTTATGACGAATTTAAGCTCAAGATTTTATCCACTGATTATAGTCATAACAGCAATAGTGGCGGTTTTCATAAGTAGATATACGATCCTACCCCTGCTAAAACAAATAGGTGTTTACTTAAAAATCTTTAGTTAGTTTTTTTCTAGTAAATGGGTGCCGATTACTTGAATCTGGATATTTTTGATTTTGTTGCTTTTTCTTGATTTCTCTTATTTTCTCTAATATTTCCCAATAATGTTTTTGGATTTCTTCATTTTCTGGTAGTATTTCCATAGCTTTTTTGATTTCGTTCAGAGCTTGGATATACTCACCCTTCTTGAAGTAAGCCCAAGCTAGAGTGTCAAGTATTTCAGGAGAGTTTGGTTGTTTTGCCAGAGCTTTGCGGGCCAGTCTTACAGCCTCGGTAAGGTTTATCTCCCTCTCAGAGTATACATAAGCTAAGGCGTTTAGAACTCTAGGATTTTCTGGATCTACCTCCATAGCCTTCTTCAAGTATATTATACTTTGGTCGTATCTACCACTTTTCTCAAAAACATAAGCTATAGCAACCAAAGCTGTTACACTTTCGGGGTTTATTTTAAGAACTTCTCTAAAACAATTTTCAGCAAGTTTATACTCTTGGCGGAGGGTATATAGGTATCCGCAGAGCATATTGGAGTGAATGGAAATGTAGTAGTTTTCGTTGTCTTTTGAGGAGTAAAGAAGGTAATTCAACGCTAATTCGTAATGTCCAAGGTTTATGAGAGTTAATCCGAGATAATAGTTGTATTCGTAATTGGTCGGATCTGATTTATAGACTTTGCGAAATGTTTCTAGAGCTTCTTTGAATTTTTTGTTCCTAAATAGCTTTATTCCTTCGGACACGAGAGAAATAT is a window of Brevinematia bacterium DNA encoding:
- a CDS encoding NosD domain-containing protein, producing VKIIGGWDVGFNSVVGYSELDGDNSVKHVIFAKDVTNIVLSNLVIREGNANGNYPHDSGGGICFWNVFYSLVGNVIVTGNSASYYGGGIYLGSSSSNVISSDVYSNSATNGGGIYLYTSSNNVISGNVYSNSAIYYGGGIYLGSSSSNMISGSVYNNSSDRDGGGICLVFSSNNVISGSVYNNSAGYYGGGVYVYNSSDTLILNSYITNNWGASINSVIHLRNGGSLTGLVISNCFIGGNNDTSSIGIYEDGTADTMNHKLVGNVFITNRLGYLYYEYGGNYIADDSDWVNINNPTFIDSTSDSTNNKVTNM
- the rpsO gene encoding 30S ribosomal protein S15, encoding MLPKEVKHKIIEAYRLYEGDTGSPEVQIALMTARIEALNEHFRKFKKDKNSRRGLLRLVGRRRRLLNYLKENYPERYNNIIRKLGLRK
- a CDS encoding site-2 protease family protein gives rise to the protein MDFVFSAIAICILVISVVFHEYAHGKVSYIFGDPTPKNEGRLTFNPLKHLDPVGSVLLPLFLVLLNTGFVIGWAKPVPINPDNYKNKRLGWILTSLAGPLANYSVAVVSLLVLLVINSLFHPATLLIVDVILWYFIAINFILGSFNLIPLPPLDGFWVILNLFPEGVRTRVMTNLSSRFYPLIIVITAIVAVFISRYTILPLLKQIGVYLKIFS
- a CDS encoding tetratricopeptide repeat protein; its protein translation is MEVIMKDTIGSKQSHISLVSEGIKLFRNKKFKEALETFRKVYKSDPTNYEYNYYLGLTLINLGHYELALNYLLYSSKDNENYYISIHSNMLCGYLYTLRQEYKLAENCFREVLKINPESVTALVAIAYVFEKSGRYDQSIIYLKKAMEVDPENPRVLNALAYVYSEREINLTEAVRLARKALAKQPNSPEILDTLAWAYFKKGEYIQALNEIKKAMEILPENEEIQKHYWEILEKIREIKKKQQNQKYPDSSNRHPFTRKKLTKDF